One window of Thiomicrorhabdus lithotrophica genomic DNA carries:
- a CDS encoding 3'(2'),5'-bisphosphate nucleotidase CysQ family protein — protein MSDTTIKLDVWLPEVCHIAYEAGQLISKYYHQLEDVDIEHKADGSPVTEADHAADDFICKALSKLTPNIPLVTEESVGKIPFEDRQAWSTYWLVDPLDGTKEFIAKTDEYSVNIALIHDHKPVLGVVYGTELGNLYFAYQSLDAAVNNRVGKIEGLVPSSINLELEWQLMLHDAKPISVAKIPIQHNGEGEAFKVAVSRRHGGALQRFMGQLGHSTTVKMGSALKTCLVAEGQADVYPRFGPTSLWDTAAAQCILEVAGGGVLNAAGHPLEYIQTESLLNPFFIAVSDTDYPWPKFPEIF, from the coding sequence ATGTCTGATACAACGATAAAACTAGATGTTTGGTTGCCAGAAGTTTGTCATATTGCTTATGAAGCAGGGCAGTTAATTTCCAAGTATTACCATCAGCTAGAGGATGTTGATATAGAGCATAAAGCCGATGGCTCACCAGTGACTGAAGCCGATCATGCGGCTGACGATTTTATTTGCAAGGCTTTGTCAAAACTCACGCCAAATATTCCGCTTGTGACCGAAGAGAGCGTTGGAAAAATTCCATTTGAAGATCGCCAGGCCTGGTCAACCTATTGGTTAGTTGACCCCTTGGATGGTACTAAAGAGTTTATTGCAAAAACCGATGAATACAGCGTTAATATCGCTTTGATTCATGACCATAAACCCGTATTGGGTGTGGTGTACGGTACCGAACTTGGAAATTTATATTTTGCCTACCAAAGCCTAGATGCAGCTGTGAATAACCGAGTCGGTAAAATTGAAGGTTTGGTGCCAAGTAGTATCAATTTGGAGCTTGAATGGCAGCTCATGTTACATGATGCCAAACCTATCTCAGTTGCCAAAATACCCATCCAACATAATGGAGAAGGGGAAGCGTTTAAAGTAGCCGTAAGTCGTAGGCATGGAGGTGCTTTACAACGTTTTATGGGGCAGTTAGGACATAGCACGACCGTAAAAATGGGTTCAGCATTGAAGACTTGTTTGGTTGCAGAAGGTCAAGCCGATGTTTATCCCCGCTTTGGGCCAACTTCATTATGGGATACGGCTGCCGCTCAATGTATTTTAGAGGTCGCAGGCGGTGGCGTATTAAATGCAGCAGGCCACCCTTTAGAATATATTCAAACGGAATCACTCTTAAACCCATTCTTTATCGCAGTCAGCGATACCGATTACCCATGGCCTAAATTTCCAGAGATATTTTAA
- the nudE gene encoding ADP compounds hydrolase NudE — protein MSKKTPTILAENITAQSRIFTVQKQELEFSNGTQVSYERLLGSTDGAVLIIPLLDDDHVLLIREYGAGVGRYELGFPKGKVDPGETWKEASIRESQEEVGHLPATVRLLDSVSLAAGYMTHYTHIVLATDLTEDDAEGDEPEPLEVIKWHLSDWHALIQHPEFSEGRAYAALMLLLKERNYI, from the coding sequence ATGTCAAAAAAAACGCCCACTATTTTAGCTGAAAATATTACTGCTCAGTCACGAATTTTTACTGTGCAAAAGCAAGAGCTTGAGTTTTCAAATGGCACTCAAGTCTCCTATGAACGGCTATTAGGTAGCACCGATGGTGCCGTGTTGATTATTCCATTGTTAGATGATGACCATGTTTTATTGATTCGTGAATATGGGGCAGGTGTTGGGCGTTATGAGTTAGGGTTTCCTAAAGGTAAGGTTGATCCAGGTGAGACGTGGAAAGAAGCCAGTATTAGAGAAAGCCAGGAAGAAGTAGGTCATTTACCTGCTACAGTACGATTATTGGATTCAGTTAGTTTAGCCGCGGGTTATATGACGCATTACACTCATATTGTTTTAGCCACTGACCTAACGGAAGACGATGCTGAAGGTGACGAGCCAGAACCCCTTGAAGTGATTAAGTGGCACCTATCTGATTGGCATGCGTTGATACAGCACCCCGAATTTAGCGAAGGCAGGGCTTATGCTGCCCTAATGTTACTTTTAAAAGAACGCAATTACATTTGA
- the yrfG gene encoding GMP/IMP nucleotidase, which produces MTQTSRTSLIDWSNIETVLLDMDGTLLDLHFDWNFWMDVIPQAYADKNNIDLVHAKALIHERIHSQTGTLNWYCLDYWTEILDLPIAELKRELRHQIKVHPEVMEFLAFLKAQNKTVVMVTNAHRDSLAVKLEMTEIGNYFDRMISSHDFGMPKEDVAIWTEIQNVVPYNPQKTLLIDDNVHALTTAQQYGIKHLLCAIFVSPKLDPIDPKGFPHFSKYSEIMPRKF; this is translated from the coding sequence ATGACTCAGACTTCTAGAACAAGCTTAATTGACTGGTCAAATATTGAGACAGTTTTACTCGATATGGATGGTACATTGCTAGACTTACATTTTGACTGGAACTTTTGGATGGATGTTATTCCTCAAGCCTATGCGGATAAAAATAATATAGACCTTGTTCACGCCAAAGCACTAATTCATGAGCGAATTCATTCACAAACCGGAACCTTAAACTGGTATTGCTTAGATTACTGGACTGAAATTTTAGATTTGCCTATTGCTGAATTAAAACGTGAATTGCGCCATCAAATCAAAGTTCATCCTGAGGTTATGGAGTTTTTAGCTTTCTTAAAAGCGCAAAATAAAACCGTTGTGATGGTGACCAATGCACACCGTGATAGCTTAGCTGTAAAGCTGGAAATGACGGAAATTGGAAATTACTTTGATCGAATGATTTCCTCCCACGATTTTGGTATGCCCAAAGAGGATGTTGCGATATGGACTGAGATTCAAAATGTCGTGCCTTATAATCCGCAAAAAACCTTGTTAATTGATGATAATGTTCATGCCTTAACAACAGCTCAGCAATACGGGATTAAACATCTACTGTGCGCAATTTTTGTCAGTCCTAAGCTAGATCCAATTGACCCTAAAGGCTTTCCACACTTCAGTAAATATTCAGAAATCATGCCTAGAAAGTTTTAA
- a CDS encoding thiopurine S-methyltransferase, with translation MEANFWHDMWANGVVGFHQSDINAYLKNHWSKLELNGDENVLVPLCGKSLDMIWLAQQGHSVLGVELSQKALDEFLAENKLTAEPVALANHCGYKLPDMTLLCGDFFHLTAADCSDINVVFDRAAIVALPPEMRQDYVKHLHSILSRGAQYLLVAMEYDQSKMQGPPFSVSESEIRTLFEPFATVTKVEEFSFSRKGVNTIEKVYLIKS, from the coding sequence ATGGAAGCAAATTTTTGGCATGACATGTGGGCGAACGGTGTCGTGGGGTTCCATCAGTCTGACATTAATGCTTATTTAAAAAACCATTGGTCAAAGCTGGAACTGAACGGCGATGAGAATGTGTTGGTTCCTTTATGTGGTAAGTCGCTAGACATGATTTGGTTGGCTCAGCAAGGTCATTCTGTTTTAGGTGTTGAATTAAGTCAAAAAGCTTTAGATGAGTTTTTAGCTGAAAATAAATTAACAGCGGAACCCGTGGCGTTGGCCAATCATTGTGGTTATAAACTGCCTGATATGACGCTTTTGTGTGGAGATTTTTTTCATTTAACCGCAGCAGATTGTAGCGATATTAACGTGGTTTTTGATCGAGCCGCTATTGTCGCCTTGCCACCAGAAATGCGTCAAGATTACGTAAAACATTTGCACTCTATTTTATCGAGGGGGGCGCAATATCTATTAGTGGCGATGGAGTATGATCAAAGCAAAATGCAAGGGCCTCCGTTTTCGGTTTCAGAATCAGAGATTCGTACACTATTTGAACCCTTTGCAACGGTAACTAAAGTTGAAGAATTTTCCTTTAGCCGTAAAGGTGTGAACACCATAGAAAAGGTTTATTTAATAAAGAGTTGA
- a CDS encoding redoxin domain-containing protein, with amino-acid sequence MNTEAPKEPQNQEVESQKLWQKNWFKNLITVLIFIGVFISLRPFMQGDVIHGQAPIMQVTSINGKTLDLQALNQQGKPVLVHIWATWCPICEVSKGGIESIAEDYAVINIATQSADDEQLLSYAKENDMNPDFIVNDLEGKWLKTFGAKAVPADFVIAPNGEIEFIEVGFTTAWGLRLRLWWAGLSTEPAGQ; translated from the coding sequence ATGAATACTGAAGCCCCTAAAGAGCCACAAAACCAAGAAGTAGAATCTCAAAAATTATGGCAAAAAAACTGGTTTAAGAACCTAATTACCGTATTGATATTTATAGGGGTATTTATCTCCTTGCGTCCATTTATGCAAGGTGACGTCATACATGGCCAAGCCCCGATTATGCAAGTCACGTCAATTAATGGCAAAACATTAGACTTACAAGCACTTAACCAACAAGGCAAACCAGTATTAGTTCATATTTGGGCAACCTGGTGCCCCATTTGTGAAGTCAGTAAAGGCGGCATAGAATCGATTGCAGAAGACTATGCGGTTATTAATATTGCTACTCAATCCGCCGATGACGAGCAACTGCTTAGCTACGCAAAAGAAAACGATATGAATCCAGATTTCATCGTTAACGATTTAGAAGGGAAATGGCTAAAAACCTTTGGCGCTAAAGCCGTACCTGCGGACTTTGTGATTGCACCCAATGGTGAAATAGAATTTATTGAAGTCGGTTTTACTACAGCATGGGGTTTACGCTTACGTTTATGGTGGGCAGGCTTATCAACAGAACCCGCTGGTCAATAG
- a CDS encoding spermidine synthase, with protein MKYDGVTIHCVRDEFGLIEVVENRITRKLYFDSPIEQSCIFKNAPMTLNFEYQEKIIERIHAFALSKKTNQPIRALMLGLGGGTMAQHLFHTLPNLQITVVELRQAVIDCAYQYFQLPDEPEIEAVQADALEFIKENEHLYDVIIVDIFDAQGMPSALSDIQFQNNLWQSLNSPGLLIFNLWYQWDAKQANGKPVPTEETQQVLEFWQTLSNENTDCILNRYNIQSSQNLIIEALKK; from the coding sequence ATGAAATACGATGGTGTAACAATTCACTGCGTAAGAGATGAATTCGGTTTAATTGAAGTTGTTGAAAATCGTATCACTCGAAAACTCTACTTTGATTCTCCGATTGAACAAAGCTGCATTTTCAAAAATGCACCCATGACATTAAATTTTGAGTATCAAGAAAAAATCATTGAACGCATTCATGCTTTTGCTTTAAGCAAAAAGACCAATCAACCGATTAGAGCCTTAATGCTGGGACTCGGCGGCGGCACGATGGCACAACACCTATTTCATACTTTACCCAATTTGCAAATTACGGTAGTGGAACTGCGCCAAGCGGTCATTGATTGCGCTTACCAATACTTTCAACTCCCAGATGAACCTGAAATAGAAGCGGTTCAAGCCGATGCGCTTGAGTTCATTAAAGAGAACGAGCATCTTTATGATGTCATCATTGTAGACATCTTTGATGCGCAAGGAATGCCATCGGCGTTAAGTGACATACAGTTTCAAAACAACCTTTGGCAATCGCTGAATTCACCAGGCCTGCTAATCTTTAATCTGTGGTATCAATGGGATGCAAAACAGGCTAATGGCAAACCTGTTCCAACAGAAGAAACTCAACAAGTATTGGAATTTTGGCAGACTTTAAGCAATGAAAATACGGACTGTATTTTAAATCGCTATAATATCCAATCTAGCCAAAACTTGATTATTGAAGCGCTTAAAAAATAA
- a CDS encoding ATP-binding cassette domain-containing protein, whose product MALLFLRDISLSFGAAPLLDKVSFQLEPQERVCIVGRNGEGKSTLLKVIEGLIQADGGTRIVQDGVKIAKLQQEVPHDTIGTVFHVIAQGMGNIGELLERFHELSVELEQNYTEQVLENFTKTQQAIESQNGWELKQRVDTIISKLGLPEDSEFSKLSGGMKRRVLLAQALVQNPDVLLLDEPTNHLDIPSIQWLEGFLKNIRCSLVFITHDRAFLQALATRIIELDRGNLSNWQCDYHTYLQRKADTLEAEAKQNALFDKKLAQEETWIRQGIKARRTRNEGRVRALEKLRETHKARRSQQGTANLQVNRSEASGKQVFDIENLTFNYPNKPIVTDLSTLIIRGDKVGIIGENGCGKSTLLALLLGKLQPDSGSVKLGTNIDIAYFDQHRAQLDENKPVVESVLEESDHVEINGQRKHIMSYLSDFLFLPERARQPVKSLSGGERNRLLLARVFAKPSNLLILDEPTNDLDVETLELLEELLMNYKGTVLIVSHDRAFLNNVCTSSLVFDAPGVVNEYVGGYDDWLRQRPAHYGDAAKITGTRQPEAEKPSPEVEPPVSKTATTKKPKKLSYNDQREYDALPELLETLEAELEAINEQMAQPDFYQQGEEKVQATLQTLNEKETELEAAFERWEILETMVMGDA is encoded by the coding sequence ATGGCACTGTTATTTCTACGCGACATCTCTCTCAGCTTCGGCGCTGCTCCCTTATTAGATAAGGTCTCTTTTCAACTTGAACCGCAGGAGCGTGTCTGTATTGTTGGCCGAAATGGTGAAGGGAAATCCACACTTTTAAAAGTCATTGAAGGTTTAATTCAAGCCGATGGCGGTACTCGCATTGTGCAAGATGGTGTCAAAATCGCCAAGCTTCAGCAAGAAGTTCCGCACGATACCATAGGAACGGTATTTCATGTGATTGCCCAAGGCATGGGAAATATTGGCGAACTATTGGAACGTTTCCATGAGTTAAGTGTTGAATTAGAACAAAACTATACAGAACAAGTTTTAGAGAACTTCACCAAAACACAGCAAGCAATCGAGTCGCAAAACGGCTGGGAACTCAAACAACGTGTAGACACCATTATTTCTAAATTAGGTCTGCCAGAAGACAGCGAATTTTCAAAACTCTCTGGTGGAATGAAACGCAGGGTATTATTAGCACAAGCACTGGTGCAAAATCCAGACGTTTTACTCCTTGATGAGCCAACTAACCACTTAGACATCCCCTCTATTCAGTGGCTAGAAGGTTTTTTAAAAAACATTCGTTGTTCACTGGTTTTTATCACGCACGATCGTGCCTTTTTACAAGCGCTAGCCACTCGTATTATCGAGCTAGACCGTGGTAATTTAAGCAACTGGCAGTGTGACTATCACACTTACTTGCAACGTAAAGCCGATACTTTAGAAGCAGAAGCCAAACAAAACGCGCTGTTTGATAAAAAGCTAGCCCAAGAAGAGACATGGATTCGCCAAGGAATTAAAGCACGTCGTACTCGTAACGAAGGTCGTGTTAGAGCCTTAGAAAAATTGCGTGAGACCCATAAAGCACGCAGAAGCCAACAAGGTACAGCCAACTTACAAGTAAACCGTTCAGAGGCTTCTGGTAAGCAAGTTTTTGATATTGAAAACTTGACCTTCAACTACCCTAACAAGCCAATCGTTACCGACTTAAGCACGCTGATTATTCGTGGGGATAAAGTGGGAATCATTGGTGAAAATGGTTGTGGTAAATCGACGTTACTTGCTCTGTTATTAGGTAAGCTACAGCCAGATTCAGGAAGCGTCAAACTCGGCACCAACATTGATATCGCCTATTTTGACCAGCACCGTGCACAGTTAGATGAAAATAAACCGGTGGTAGAAAGTGTTCTAGAAGAGAGTGATCACGTTGAAATTAATGGTCAACGTAAACACATCATGAGTTATTTATCGGACTTCTTGTTCTTGCCTGAACGCGCTAGACAGCCAGTTAAATCCTTATCGGGTGGAGAGCGAAACCGTCTTTTACTAGCGCGAGTGTTTGCCAAACCGTCTAACTTATTAATTTTGGATGAGCCAACCAACGATTTAGATGTTGAAACCCTTGAACTGCTGGAAGAGTTATTAATGAACTACAAAGGTACGGTATTGATTGTAAGTCATGACCGTGCCTTCTTAAATAACGTTTGTACTAGCAGTTTAGTGTTTGATGCACCGGGTGTCGTCAATGAATATGTTGGGGGTTATGATGACTGGTTACGTCAACGTCCTGCTCACTATGGTGATGCCGCTAAAATCACTGGAACAAGACAACCAGAAGCAGAAAAACCTAGCCCAGAGGTTGAACCGCCCGTTAGCAAAACGGCAACCACGAAAAAGCCTAAAAAACTCAGCTACAACGACCAACGTGAATATGATGCTCTACCTGAATTATTAGAAACATTAGAAGCTGAATTAGAAGCGATTAATGAACAAATGGCGCAACCCGACTTTTATCAACAGGGTGAAGAAAAGGTTCAAGCTACCTTACAAACCTTGAATGAAAAAGAAACGGAATTAGAAGCCGCATTTGAACGTTGGGAAATTCTAGAAACGATGGTGATGGGTGATGCTTAA
- the nrdB gene encoding class Ia ribonucleoside-diphosphate reductase subunit beta: MSCNDKHTYSTFCRSTNDALKEPMFFGQNVNVARYDQQKYPFFEKLIEKQLSFFWRPEEVDLSSDRTEYADLPKNEQHIFISNLKYQTLLDSVQGRSPNVALLPLVSIPELETWIETWSFSETIHSRSYTHIIRNIVADPSVVFDDIVTNEEITKRAESVTLYYDELIALTNHMYANHIDIDKDDEFRKKIKTALYLTIVSVNVLEAIRFYVSFACSFSFAERSLMEGNAKVIKLIARDEALHLSGTQNMITILAEGKDDPEMAVIAQEQEEMVYDIFREAAEQEKEWADYLFKDGSMIGLNASILKDYVEYITNVRLKAIRLNPIFENTSNPLPWMNNWLVSDNVQVAPQESEISSYLVGQVDSKVDSDDFSEFSL, encoded by the coding sequence ATGAGCTGCAACGATAAACATACTTATTCTACATTCTGCCGTTCAACTAACGATGCCTTAAAAGAACCGATGTTCTTTGGACAAAACGTTAACGTTGCACGTTATGATCAGCAAAAATATCCTTTTTTTGAAAAGCTTATAGAGAAGCAGTTAAGTTTTTTCTGGCGTCCGGAAGAAGTGGATTTATCCAGCGATCGTACTGAATATGCAGACCTCCCTAAAAATGAACAGCATATTTTTATCAGTAATCTAAAGTACCAAACATTATTAGATTCTGTTCAAGGACGCTCACCAAACGTTGCATTACTGCCATTAGTGTCAATTCCTGAGCTAGAAACCTGGATTGAAACTTGGTCTTTCTCTGAAACCATTCATAGTCGTTCTTACACGCATATTATTCGTAATATCGTCGCTGATCCTTCTGTGGTGTTTGATGATATCGTCACTAATGAAGAAATCACTAAACGTGCTGAAAGCGTTACACTTTATTATGATGAGTTAATTGCTTTAACGAATCATATGTATGCCAATCACATTGATATTGATAAAGATGATGAGTTCCGCAAAAAAATTAAAACAGCGCTTTATCTAACGATTGTGTCGGTGAATGTTTTAGAAGCGATTCGTTTCTATGTCTCGTTTGCTTGTAGCTTCTCTTTTGCCGAACGTTCATTAATGGAAGGTAATGCAAAAGTCATTAAGTTGATTGCACGTGATGAAGCCCTTCACCTTTCTGGTACGCAAAACATGATTACCATTCTTGCTGAAGGTAAAGATGACCCTGAAATGGCTGTGATTGCTCAAGAACAAGAAGAGATGGTTTACGATATTTTCCGTGAAGCGGCTGAACAAGAAAAAGAGTGGGCAGACTATCTGTTTAAAGACGGTTCGATGATTGGTTTGAATGCCAGCATCTTAAAAGATTATGTTGAATACATTACCAATGTACGCCTTAAAGCGATTCGTTTGAACCCCATTTTTGAAAATACCAGCAACCCTCTACCTTGGATGAATAACTGGTTAGTCAGTGACAATGTGCAAGTTGCACCACAAGAATCTGAAATTAGTTCTTACCTAGTAGGACAAGTAGATTCAAAAGTAGATAGTGACGACTTTAGCGAATTCTCTTTGTAA
- a CDS encoding histone deacetylase family protein, with protein MNLYISNSLCLLHDNGLHHPETAERVSRIKDQLICAQMFDWFAHHESRAATNDEIALVHHPKLIDELEAKVPKSGVVEIAEDVNLCPDSIQAAKYAVGAVLDGIDAVDSGDFKRVFCNVRPPGHHAEYDEAQGFCFFNNVAIGAAYAIEKYGYKRVAIIDFDVHHGNGTESYARKQPKVWFGSSFEFPLYPFTEPKSDIDNMVKLPLEKYSNGEVFRQAWSDTGLPALEKFKPELILISAGFDGHALDPMGNLQLHEFDFAWITAEIGKIADQHSGGKIVSVLEGGYDLGALSVSAREHIRTLFELD; from the coding sequence ATGAACCTCTATATTAGCAACTCTTTATGTCTTTTGCATGACAATGGTTTACACCATCCAGAAACGGCTGAACGTGTCTCTAGGATTAAGGACCAATTAATTTGTGCACAGATGTTTGATTGGTTTGCGCATCATGAATCTAGAGCAGCAACGAATGATGAAATTGCGCTGGTTCATCATCCAAAATTAATTGACGAGTTAGAGGCTAAAGTTCCTAAAAGTGGCGTGGTTGAAATTGCGGAAGATGTGAATTTGTGTCCGGATTCAATTCAGGCGGCTAAATATGCTGTAGGTGCGGTTTTAGACGGGATTGATGCGGTTGATTCAGGTGATTTTAAGCGTGTTTTTTGTAATGTTCGTCCACCTGGGCATCATGCAGAATACGATGAGGCTCAGGGGTTTTGTTTTTTTAATAATGTTGCAATTGGTGCCGCTTATGCGATAGAAAAGTATGGCTATAAGCGTGTAGCGATTATCGACTTTGATGTCCATCACGGTAACGGTACAGAATCTTACGCCAGAAAACAGCCCAAGGTTTGGTTTGGCTCTAGTTTTGAATTTCCGCTTTATCCGTTTACCGAACCAAAGTCGGATATTGATAATATGGTTAAACTTCCGCTAGAAAAATACAGCAATGGTGAGGTGTTTAGACAGGCCTGGTCAGATACAGGTTTACCGGCACTAGAAAAATTTAAACCGGAGTTGATTTTGATTTCAGCTGGTTTTGATGGACATGCCCTCGATCCAATGGGTAACTTGCAATTACATGAATTTGATTTTGCTTGGATTACCGCTGAAATTGGTAAAATTGCAGATCAACATTCTGGTGGTAAAATTGTTTCGGTATTAGAAGGGGGTTACGATTTGGGTGCTTTAAGTGTCTCTGCAAGAGAGCATATTAGAACGTTATTTGAATTGGATTAA